Proteins from a genomic interval of Paenibacillus lentus:
- a CDS encoding ABC transporter permease, whose protein sequence is MALLKLIEIEFLKLRRRKFVWMMMFSALIMPFLAYLLFKYAWNTGGDPVQFYKWSAFGLTLFIILPVVLGILSTMLMYNENQYDMLKQLWIVPVSKMRYFFSKFFVVLIYSVCFMIVTAVGSVIFSILLGDIAFDWQNVLFLIRKCLEIGVITAFAMLPILAIATTQKGYILPVSITLVYAFLGSIIVSINMYLHPLSSMAVIVARNGDIPGLNNTQVISIPLAFLSIFVWGIVSVLLANVALARRK, encoded by the coding sequence ATGGCATTGCTTAAACTTATTGAAATAGAATTTCTTAAGTTACGACGCAGAAAATTTGTGTGGATGATGATGTTTTCAGCTCTGATCATGCCATTTCTAGCATACTTATTATTTAAATATGCGTGGAATACAGGCGGTGACCCTGTACAGTTTTATAAATGGTCAGCGTTCGGACTTACACTTTTTATTATTTTGCCTGTTGTTTTAGGAATACTAAGCACGATGCTGATGTACAATGAAAACCAATACGATATGCTTAAACAACTTTGGATTGTGCCTGTCAGCAAAATGAGATATTTCTTTAGTAAATTTTTTGTGGTTTTGATTTATTCTGTTTGCTTCATGATCGTTACAGCTGTAGGTTCCGTTATATTTAGTATACTTCTCGGAGATATCGCATTTGATTGGCAGAACGTTTTGTTTTTGATAAGAAAGTGTTTGGAAATCGGTGTTATTACAGCTTTTGCAATGCTGCCGATTTTGGCAATTGCTACAACGCAAAAAGGATATATTCTACCAGTTTCTATAACACTAGTCTATGCATTTCTTGGTTCTATTATAGTATCGATAAATATGTATCTACATCCGTTATCTAGCATGGCAGTAATCGTTGCTCGAAACGGAGATATTCCAGGGCTGAATAATACACAGGTAATTAGTATACCTTTGGCGTTTCTTAGCATTTTTGTCTGGGGAATTGTATCCGTACTCCTTGCAAACGTTGCATTAGCAAGAAGAAAGTGA
- a CDS encoding ABC transporter permease has protein sequence MRTLLWAERQKIRRLSFVWIAIFATVMVAVIVFLSGLTDNDGIRDIDTIGWYMAVAQPLATFFVLPAVIALLGSYMICREEQEHTIESLRLIPVNEAKLTIAKMIITLICSILFYLLLFAITFFTEAALHFSDLSIGMVMKFLKAYLLDGLCIFLAISPIIALVSHMKNGYWIALVITEFYSFIGLFTSTSNTLKALYPITAVFTISGYYDASISQVMLSCISLLFCVGLAAVILAGMNKCK, from the coding sequence ATGCGAACATTACTTTGGGCGGAACGTCAGAAGATTCGCCGTTTAAGTTTTGTTTGGATTGCAATTTTTGCGACAGTTATGGTAGCGGTTATTGTTTTTTTATCGGGATTAACAGACAATGACGGTATTCGAGATATAGATACTATAGGTTGGTATATGGCTGTGGCTCAACCACTGGCAACATTTTTCGTACTTCCAGCGGTTATTGCTCTCTTAGGTAGTTACATGATTTGTCGCGAAGAACAGGAGCATACAATTGAATCACTTCGACTTATCCCCGTGAATGAAGCAAAGTTGACTATTGCAAAAATGATTATAACCCTTATATGTAGTATTCTTTTTTACTTGTTACTTTTTGCTATAACATTTTTCACTGAAGCGGCTTTACACTTTTCTGATTTATCAATAGGTATGGTCATGAAATTTTTAAAAGCTTATTTATTGGATGGTCTATGCATATTCCTTGCGATCTCACCTATTATTGCTTTGGTATCGCATATGAAAAATGGATATTGGATTGCGTTAGTTATCACTGAATTTTATTCTTTTATTGGATTATTTACGAGTACGTCAAATACCCTAAAAGCTTTATATCCTATTACAGCTGTATTTACCATTTCTGGCTACTATGACGCATCGATAAGTCAAGTCATGCTTAGTTGCATTAGTTTACTGTTTTGCGTAGGGCTTGCCGCAGTAATACTTGCTGGCATGAACAAATGCAAATGA
- a CDS encoding ABC transporter ATP-binding protein, producing the protein MTKYIIETKQLTKIYGDQKAVNNVNIHVKKGRIYGLLGRNGAGKTTIMKMILGLTSTSSGEVDVFGKNIKGREKQVYPRIGAIIETPGFYPNLTGTENLNIFAKLRGTSAPNAVKNALEVVGLPYKDKKLFGEYSLGMKQRLGIANAILHDPELLILDEPTNGLDPIGIAEVRDFIKNLSVERGKTILISSHILSEISLLADDIGIIDNGILLEESSMEELKRKNGKYILLQVSDAAKATLILERQFGLKDYSVQDDHTLQIYDHSLDMASVNKALIVGDVSVISSQLCNDTLEDYFRKITGGDGIA; encoded by the coding sequence ATGACAAAGTATATCATAGAAACTAAACAACTTACTAAAATATATGGGGATCAGAAAGCTGTAAATAATGTGAATATCCATGTGAAAAAAGGACGTATTTACGGTTTACTCGGTCGTAATGGCGCCGGTAAAACTACAATCATGAAAATGATTTTAGGGTTAACGTCTACCTCTTCTGGTGAGGTAGACGTATTCGGAAAGAATATTAAGGGTAGAGAAAAGCAGGTATATCCCAGAATTGGAGCGATTATCGAAACGCCCGGATTCTATCCAAACTTAACTGGAACAGAAAATTTAAATATTTTTGCAAAACTGCGTGGTACATCTGCTCCTAACGCTGTGAAGAACGCATTGGAAGTTGTAGGATTACCGTATAAGGATAAGAAGCTGTTCGGTGAGTATTCTCTCGGTATGAAACAACGTCTTGGTATTGCTAATGCTATTTTGCATGACCCAGAACTATTGATTTTAGATGAACCTACAAACGGTCTTGATCCTATAGGTATAGCCGAAGTCAGGGATTTTATTAAGAATTTGAGCGTTGAACGTGGAAAAACAATTCTTATTTCCAGCCATATTCTTTCGGAAATTTCATTGCTTGCGGATGATATTGGAATTATCGACAATGGTATTCTGTTAGAAGAAAGTAGTATGGAGGAACTTAAACGAAAAAATGGTAAGTATATTCTACTTCAAGTTTCTGATGCTGCCAAAGCTACCTTGATTTTGGAACGTCAATTCGGTTTGAAAGATTATTCTGTGCAAGATGATCATACGTTGCAAATCTATGATCATTCTCTGGATATGGCTTCTGTTAATAAGGCACTTATAGTGGGAGATGTGTCGGTTATTAGTTCTCAGCTTTGTAATGATACTTTAGAGGACTATTTTAGGAAAATTACGGGAGGAGATGGCATTGCTTAA